A section of the Ruania halotolerans genome encodes:
- the dtd gene encoding D-aminoacyl-tRNA deacylase, whose product MRAVLQRVTRASVTVDGAVVGSIGVGLLALVGVTHEDTQAQAETVARKIAELRILRGEQSVADAGAEVLVVSQFTLYGSTKKGRRPSWTAAAPGPVAEPLVAAVVAALRDRGITVATGMFGADMAVDLAGDGPVTVLVEA is encoded by the coding sequence ATGCGGGCGGTGCTGCAGCGCGTCACCCGAGCCTCGGTGACCGTGGATGGTGCGGTGGTCGGCTCCATCGGGGTCGGGCTGCTCGCACTCGTGGGGGTGACCCATGAGGACACGCAGGCGCAGGCCGAGACCGTGGCGCGCAAGATCGCCGAGCTGCGCATCCTGCGTGGGGAGCAGTCGGTCGCCGACGCCGGCGCCGAGGTGCTCGTGGTCAGCCAGTTCACCTTGTACGGGTCCACGAAGAAGGGGCGGCGGCCCTCGTGGACCGCGGCTGCTCCCGGCCCGGTGGCCGAACCGCTGGTGGCGGCAGTGGTGGCCGCCTTGCGAGACCGCGGAATCACAGTGGCCACCGGGATGTTCGGTGCGGACATGGCGGTGGATCTCGCCGGCGACGGCCCGGTCACGGTGCTGGTGGAGGCCTGA
- a CDS encoding asparaginase, with the protein MTAPPTYQAPSPGDVLAWVIRGTLIESVHTGHLLAVSPDGGEVLRLGDPDQELYARSSLKPLQAVGMLRAGVRLDDAQLALACASHNGEPRHREVALGILASVGLDAGDLDNTADLPLDPAAAADWRAQGNEAAPITQNCSGKHAAMLATCVAAGWSPQGYRDPDHPLQRHLVDTVAELTGEPVRHVAVDGCGAPQPSSTVRGLARGFARLATADADSPEHRVAEAMRANPFLVAGTGRDATAAMRAVPGLIAKDGADGVYAAALPDGATVAFKISDGGARPRPAVLAAGLRLLGVHGDWPWAQVPVLGYGQPVGSVLAAFGPHAPALTHPGVRPGADPGAQG; encoded by the coding sequence GTGACAGCCCCTCCGACGTACCAGGCGCCGTCACCGGGTGACGTGCTGGCCTGGGTGATCCGCGGCACCCTGATCGAATCGGTGCACACCGGTCACCTGCTCGCCGTCTCGCCCGATGGTGGCGAGGTGCTGCGGCTCGGCGACCCGGACCAGGAGCTCTATGCGCGCTCCTCGCTCAAGCCCCTGCAGGCGGTCGGGATGCTCCGTGCGGGGGTCCGGCTCGACGATGCCCAGCTCGCCCTGGCCTGCGCCTCGCACAACGGTGAGCCGCGGCATCGTGAGGTGGCCCTAGGGATCCTCGCCTCAGTCGGATTGGACGCCGGTGACCTGGACAACACGGCGGATCTCCCACTGGATCCGGCGGCGGCTGCGGACTGGCGCGCGCAGGGGAACGAGGCAGCACCGATCACGCAGAACTGTTCCGGGAAGCACGCCGCCATGCTCGCCACCTGTGTGGCCGCCGGATGGTCGCCGCAGGGGTACCGGGATCCCGATCATCCTCTGCAACGACACCTCGTCGATACCGTCGCCGAACTCACCGGTGAGCCGGTGCGGCACGTAGCGGTGGACGGGTGCGGGGCACCGCAGCCCTCCTCCACCGTGCGCGGCCTGGCACGAGGCTTCGCCCGCTTGGCAACGGCTGATGCGGATTCCCCGGAGCACCGGGTGGCCGAGGCGATGCGCGCCAATCCGTTCCTCGTGGCCGGTACCGGCCGGGATGCCACGGCGGCGATGCGCGCCGTGCCCGGCCTGATCGCCAAGGACGGTGCCGACGGGGTGTACGCCGCCGCACTGCCGGACGGTGCCACGGTGGCCTTCAAGATTTCCGACGGCGGTGCTCGCCCTCGTCCGGCCGTGCTGGCCGCCGGCTTGCGCCTGCTTGGTGTGCACGGCGACTGGCCCTGGGCGCAGGTCCCGGTGCTCGGGTATGGGCAACCGGTGGGCTCAGTGCTTGCCGCCTTTGGCCCGCACGCTCCAGCGCTGACGCACCCAGGCGTTCGCCCGGGCGCTGACCCGGGCGCGCAAGGCTGA
- a CDS encoding DUF2516 family protein: MPVQVIGLIQGYLFLVLALSAFALALWALIDAAVRPAQAFVSADKRTKGFWLAVTGIATLLAFLAVPSGGGGGVLFLMLLGGVPAGVYLADVRPAVRMYGGGSSGGSRW; the protein is encoded by the coding sequence ATGCCCGTGCAGGTGATCGGACTCATTCAGGGGTATCTCTTCCTCGTGCTGGCGCTGTCGGCCTTCGCGCTGGCGCTCTGGGCGCTCATCGATGCCGCGGTGCGCCCCGCGCAGGCATTCGTGAGCGCGGACAAGCGCACCAAGGGCTTCTGGTTGGCGGTGACCGGGATCGCGACGCTGCTGGCGTTCCTCGCGGTGCCCAGCGGTGGCGGTGGCGGTGTGCTGTTCCTGATGCTGCTCGGCGGGGTGCCTGCCGGGGTGTACCTGGCTGACGTGCGCCCCGCGGTGCGGATGTACGGCGGCGGCTCCAGCGGCGGAAGCCGGTGGTGA
- a CDS encoding threonine aldolase family protein — protein sequence MSQFASDNYAAMHPEVLAALAAVPAEPAGAYGADPTTAALASAVRRTFGEQAEVFPVLTGTGANVVSLTAMLPRWGAVIATDRAHLHTDENGAPERVGGIKVLPVPAPDAKLTPEAVHGWAGDLGDIHRAQPLAVSLTQATELGTVYTPGQVRAVAEAAHAAGMAVHLDGARLANAAASLGCSLREITTDVGVDVLSFGGTKNGAALAESVIVLNPEAVDGMEFVRKSAMQLASKQRYVSAQLLALLTAPEGFTEPLWWRNARHANAMAARLREAVLGTAAVDRGLVQFTQPTEANVVFARVPRQLAEQLRHQHHFYDWAPGGHPDLVEVRWMCSWDTRPEDVDQLAAGVGALA from the coding sequence GTGAGCCAGTTCGCCTCGGACAATTACGCCGCGATGCACCCGGAGGTGCTCGCCGCCCTTGCCGCCGTTCCCGCTGAACCCGCAGGCGCCTACGGCGCCGATCCCACGACGGCGGCCCTCGCCAGTGCCGTCCGCCGCACCTTCGGTGAGCAGGCCGAGGTGTTCCCGGTGCTCACCGGCACCGGGGCGAACGTGGTCTCGCTCACCGCGATGCTGCCCCGCTGGGGCGCGGTCATCGCCACGGACCGTGCGCACCTGCACACGGACGAGAACGGGGCACCCGAACGCGTCGGCGGGATCAAGGTGCTGCCGGTGCCTGCGCCGGATGCCAAACTCACCCCCGAGGCGGTGCACGGCTGGGCCGGCGACCTGGGGGATATCCACCGTGCCCAACCGCTCGCCGTCTCCCTCACTCAGGCGACCGAACTCGGCACCGTCTATACCCCGGGGCAGGTGCGCGCCGTGGCGGAGGCGGCCCACGCCGCCGGGATGGCGGTTCACCTCGATGGCGCCCGGTTGGCCAATGCCGCCGCATCCCTGGGCTGCAGTCTGCGGGAGATCACCACCGATGTGGGCGTGGACGTGCTCTCCTTCGGTGGCACGAAGAACGGCGCGGCACTGGCCGAATCCGTGATCGTACTCAACCCCGAAGCGGTGGACGGCATGGAGTTCGTGCGCAAATCCGCGATGCAGCTCGCCTCCAAGCAGCGGTACGTCTCAGCCCAGTTGCTCGCGCTCCTGACGGCGCCGGAGGGGTTCACTGAGCCGCTCTGGTGGCGTAACGCGCGCCATGCCAATGCCATGGCGGCCCGGCTACGAGAGGCCGTGCTCGGCACCGCCGCCGTGGATCGTGGCCTGGTGCAGTTCACCCAGCCCACGGAGGCGAATGTGGTGTTCGCTCGAGTGCCCCGCCAGTTGGCTGAGCAGCTACGGCACCAGCATCACTTCTACGACTGGGCGCCGGGCGGTCATCCGGATCTGGTGGAGGTGCGCTGGATGTGCTCGTGGGACACGCGACCTGAGGATGTCGACCAGCTAGCCGCCGGTGTGGGTGCCCTCGCGTAG
- a CDS encoding FUSC family protein yields MSTARPAGSASPRPRGVRATRLLLSGRLRRGWRRLRGDAWPILTGALAAGVAYGIAYWVVGHQIPVFAAIAAWVCLGFGAERHPRKVAELALGVTVGVALGEIVGTVIGSGPVQIAVVLAVAVAIARLIDGAAMLAMQAGVQAVVVVALPPTLGGDGVGRWVDALIGGAVALLVAALLPVDVRRRVRVLASSGLTEIALTLAEVAKGVRAGDEEIVDDALTRARGSQGVIDEWSTLVQGGLAATRFTPARLRHDGEMLRLQRAATLCDRAMRNTRVITRRAWSATQDMTSQEQIARLLQTIARSADDLAFALGSDSDPSGLRRQLLAVAAELDPPTFAGWPAQTLVVLMRSLVVDLLQLTGMSGEQARRELASLDAGGTDERQDPPTLIG; encoded by the coding sequence GTGTCCACCGCGCGCCCGGCCGGCTCGGCGTCGCCACGCCCCCGCGGAGTGCGGGCGACCCGGCTGCTGCTCTCCGGGCGGCTACGGCGCGGGTGGCGCCGGCTGCGCGGTGATGCGTGGCCGATCCTCACCGGTGCGCTCGCAGCCGGCGTGGCCTACGGAATCGCCTATTGGGTGGTGGGGCACCAGATCCCCGTCTTCGCGGCCATTGCCGCGTGGGTCTGTCTCGGCTTCGGCGCCGAACGCCACCCACGTAAGGTCGCCGAGCTCGCGCTCGGGGTCACGGTGGGGGTGGCGCTCGGGGAGATCGTGGGGACCGTGATCGGCTCCGGACCGGTGCAGATCGCGGTGGTGCTCGCCGTTGCTGTGGCGATCGCGCGGCTCATCGACGGGGCCGCGATGCTGGCCATGCAGGCTGGGGTGCAGGCGGTGGTGGTGGTGGCGTTGCCGCCCACGCTCGGCGGCGACGGTGTGGGCCGCTGGGTGGATGCGCTGATCGGCGGCGCTGTGGCACTGCTGGTGGCCGCGCTCCTGCCGGTGGACGTGCGCCGCCGGGTGCGGGTGCTCGCCTCCTCCGGTCTCACCGAGATCGCGCTCACCCTTGCCGAGGTGGCCAAGGGGGTGCGCGCCGGCGACGAGGAGATCGTTGACGACGCACTCACCCGCGCCCGCGGTTCCCAGGGGGTGATCGATGAGTGGAGCACGCTTGTGCAAGGAGGGCTGGCCGCCACCAGGTTCACTCCGGCCCGGCTCCGGCACGACGGTGAGATGCTCCGCCTGCAGCGGGCGGCCACGCTGTGCGACCGGGCGATGCGCAACACCCGGGTGATCACCCGCCGCGCCTGGTCCGCCACCCAGGACATGACCAGCCAGGAGCAGATCGCGCGACTGTTGCAGACCATCGCCCGCTCGGCCGACGATCTGGCGTTCGCGCTCGGCTCCGATTCCGACCCGAGCGGGTTGCGGCGCCAGCTGCTCGCCGTGGCGGCCGAACTCGACCCGCCGACGTTCGCCGGGTGGCCCGCGCAGACACTCGTGGTGCTGATGCGCTCCCTCGTGGTGGACCTGCTCCAGCTCACTGGGATGTCTGGTGAACAGGCCCGCCGGGAGCTCGCCTCGCTGGACGCGGGTGGCACCGATGAACGCCAGGATCCGCCTACGCTGATCGGGTGA
- the ygfZ gene encoding CAF17-like 4Fe-4S cluster assembly/insertion protein YgfZ: MNAPSPLLTRPGAVRATGPDEGVAAHYGHPVAEQRALERGIGVVDLSHLGVVTVSGPDRLSWLNTLSSQVLTELAPGASTELLLLDPNGRIEHAAAVLDDGERAWLITEGAAAQPLAAFLDSMRFMLRVDVTHEASIAVLGTSAAGPDLSGLVPAGHAAALTWTDPWPHTPAGSTRYGPEDADHPGSQWHARLTLVAQEAVEGVVSAAESAGARLAGAWAWEAMRVAAWRPRLAREVDERTIPHELDWLRTAVHLNKGCYRGQETIARVFNLGRPPRRLVLLHLDGSEHTTPEPGEEVHSGDRTVGRVTSVVRHHELGPVALALVKRNLASDAPLTVAGIAAAQEVIVSPEGAGTGRPEAAPGPTLRRRNL; this comes from the coding sequence ATGAACGCACCATCGCCACTGCTCACCCGGCCGGGCGCCGTCCGCGCCACCGGCCCCGACGAGGGTGTGGCCGCCCACTACGGCCACCCGGTCGCCGAACAGCGCGCGTTGGAACGTGGTATCGGTGTGGTCGACCTCAGCCACCTCGGCGTGGTCACCGTCAGCGGCCCGGACCGGCTCAGTTGGCTGAACACGCTGTCCTCACAGGTGCTCACCGAACTCGCACCCGGTGCCAGCACGGAACTGTTGTTGCTCGACCCGAACGGACGCATCGAGCACGCAGCAGCCGTCCTCGACGATGGCGAGCGTGCGTGGCTGATCACCGAGGGCGCCGCGGCGCAGCCGCTCGCCGCGTTCCTGGACTCGATGCGATTCATGTTGCGCGTCGACGTCACTCACGAGGCGTCGATCGCCGTGCTCGGCACCAGTGCGGCCGGTCCGGACCTGAGCGGCCTCGTTCCCGCCGGCCACGCCGCGGCGCTGACCTGGACCGATCCGTGGCCGCACACCCCGGCTGGCTCCACTCGCTACGGGCCCGAGGATGCCGATCACCCGGGGTCCCAGTGGCACGCCCGGCTCACGCTGGTGGCGCAGGAGGCCGTCGAGGGAGTGGTCAGCGCAGCGGAATCCGCTGGCGCTCGCCTCGCCGGCGCGTGGGCGTGGGAGGCGATGCGGGTAGCCGCCTGGCGGCCACGCCTGGCCCGCGAGGTGGACGAACGAACCATCCCGCACGAACTGGACTGGCTGCGCACCGCCGTCCACCTGAACAAGGGCTGCTACCGCGGCCAGGAGACCATCGCGCGGGTATTCAACCTGGGCCGCCCACCGCGGCGGCTGGTGCTCCTGCATCTGGACGGGAGCGAGCACACCACGCCGGAACCGGGGGAGGAAGTCCACTCCGGCGACCGCACCGTTGGCCGGGTGACCTCCGTGGTGCGGCACCACGAACTCGGCCCCGTGGCACTGGCGCTGGTCAAGCGCAACCTGGCCAGTGACGCCCCGCTCACCGTGGCAGGTATTGCCGCCGCTCAGGAAGTCATCGTCAGCCCAGAAGGCGCCGGCACCGGACGGCCCGAGGCTGCTCCGGGACCCACTCTGCGCCGTCGGAACCTGTAG
- a CDS encoding FABP family protein: MSFAIPDGLAPETYPLAWLLGTWRGPGFLGYPGIEERPILVEATYTSDGGPYLAYTCTTWLLENPPASLEGEIDVAAMTAGEVWATESGYWRVPPQGGDADAEPAHDEPGAAAGTRGTPGTNGAAHASGATTPPRTELEVLLSEPTGHASVYLGVVQGPRITLATDLIARTATGAEVTAARRMYGMVNSELMWATDMAAFGHEMQSYSSGRLQRQS, from the coding sequence ATGAGTTTCGCCATCCCTGACGGCCTTGCCCCCGAGACCTACCCGCTCGCCTGGCTACTCGGCACCTGGCGCGGGCCGGGGTTCCTCGGCTACCCGGGAATCGAGGAGCGGCCGATCCTGGTGGAGGCGACGTACACCTCCGACGGCGGACCGTATCTGGCGTACACGTGCACCACCTGGCTGCTGGAGAACCCGCCCGCCTCCCTCGAGGGTGAGATCGACGTGGCCGCAATGACGGCGGGAGAGGTGTGGGCCACCGAGTCCGGGTACTGGCGGGTGCCGCCACAAGGTGGCGACGCCGATGCGGAGCCGGCTCACGACGAGCCGGGCGCGGCAGCCGGAACACGTGGCACACCTGGCACGAACGGCGCGGCCCACGCATCCGGCGCGACGACCCCGCCGCGCACGGAACTGGAGGTGCTGCTCAGCGAGCCGACCGGGCACGCGAGCGTCTACCTCGGGGTGGTGCAGGGGCCGCGGATCACCCTGGCGACCGATCTGATCGCGCGGACCGCCACCGGTGCCGAGGTGACTGCGGCTCGCCGGATGTACGGCATGGTGAACTCCGAGCTGATGTGGGCCACCGATATGGCCGCGTTCGGGCACGAGATGCAGTCCTACTCCTCGGGCCGGCTACAACGGCAGTCCTGA
- a CDS encoding response regulator transcription factor — MADLLLLTSEAGGSARVLPALTLLSHRVRVVPTEPAALLDAPDSDVVLIDARQDLARARATCQLLRSTGIDVPVILVLGEGGLSVVRPDWGTDDIVLADAGPAEVDARLRLVVGRSQLSAGNDDPEQIVAGDLTIDSGGYTARLRGQALDLTFKEFELLKYLSQHPGRVFTRAQLLQEVWGYDYFGGTRTVDVHIRRLRAKLGPEHDQMIGTVRNVGYRFDLPRHAGDQVVAPDAGTP, encoded by the coding sequence GTGGCGGACCTTCTGCTGCTCACGTCGGAGGCAGGCGGATCGGCTCGCGTCCTCCCCGCGTTGACGCTGCTCAGCCACCGCGTGCGCGTAGTTCCCACCGAGCCGGCTGCCCTGCTGGACGCGCCCGATTCGGATGTGGTGCTCATCGACGCCCGCCAGGATCTCGCCCGGGCCCGGGCGACCTGCCAGTTGTTGCGATCCACCGGGATCGACGTGCCGGTCATCCTGGTGCTGGGCGAAGGCGGCCTCTCCGTGGTCCGCCCCGACTGGGGTACCGACGACATCGTGCTCGCCGACGCCGGCCCGGCGGAGGTGGACGCCCGACTCCGGTTGGTGGTCGGACGGTCCCAGCTCTCCGCAGGCAACGACGATCCTGAGCAGATCGTGGCAGGTGACCTGACCATCGATTCGGGTGGCTACACGGCACGCCTGCGCGGACAGGCACTGGACCTGACGTTCAAGGAGTTCGAGCTGCTCAAGTATCTGAGCCAGCACCCCGGCCGCGTGTTCACCCGCGCCCAATTGCTTCAGGAGGTGTGGGGCTACGACTACTTCGGCGGCACTCGCACTGTGGACGTGCACATCCGCCGCCTGCGCGCCAAGCTCGGACCCGAGCACGACCAGATGATCGGGACTGTGCGCAATGTCGGCTACCGGTTCGACCTGCCGCGGCACGCCGGTGATCAGGTGGTCGCACCCGATGCCGGCACGCCATGA
- a CDS encoding DUF47 domain-containing protein, translating into MRLRLTPRDAVFFDLLAASAAQLVVGADLLAQLIAAEPPDRVRFAERLREAEHEADVSTHEIMRRLNQTFVTPFDRDDIYRLASGLDDCMDAMEAAGDLMVLYQVDALPGEVATQVATLQRSAELTAGVMPKLRSMREDVRAYWIEINRLENEADRAYRGLLALLFQSPKYQESPAAVIEMIKLKGVIDTLEQAADSFESVAHQVEALFLKES; encoded by the coding sequence GTGCGACTTCGCCTGACCCCGCGCGACGCCGTCTTCTTCGACCTGCTCGCCGCGTCCGCCGCTCAACTGGTGGTCGGTGCCGACCTGCTCGCACAGTTGATCGCCGCAGAACCGCCGGACCGGGTGCGCTTCGCCGAGCGGCTGCGCGAGGCTGAGCACGAAGCCGACGTGTCCACCCACGAGATCATGCGGAGGCTGAACCAGACCTTCGTGACTCCCTTCGATCGCGATGACATCTACCGCCTTGCCTCTGGCCTGGACGACTGCATGGATGCCATGGAGGCGGCCGGCGACCTGATGGTGCTGTACCAGGTGGACGCCCTGCCCGGCGAGGTTGCCACCCAGGTGGCGACGCTGCAACGCTCCGCCGAACTCACTGCCGGCGTGATGCCGAAGCTGCGATCCATGCGCGAGGACGTGCGCGCCTACTGGATCGAGATCAACCGGCTCGAGAACGAGGCCGACCGTGCCTATCGCGGCCTGCTGGCACTGCTGTTCCAGAGCCCGAAGTATCAGGAGAGTCCCGCCGCGGTGATCGAGATGATCAAGCTCAAGGGCGTGATCGACACCTTGGAGCAGGCCGCCGACTCCTTCGAGTCCGTCGCTCACCAGGTCGAAGCCCTCTTCCTCAAGGAGTCCTGA
- a CDS encoding inorganic phosphate transporter: MELALVLLVVVIALVFAYTNGFHDAANAIATSVSTRALTPHVALVLAAVMNFVGALLGTGVAETIGSGIIDAPVGTTGLVVVLAGLIGAIAWNLITWWKGLPSSSSHALIGGLTGAGVASAATVHWNVILDRVVIPMVASPLVGFVLAYLLMVGVLWLVRNAAPGRTTRRFRLAQTVSAAAMALGHGLQDAQKTMGVIVLALLVGGLQGDHEIPLWVKLAAAAAISLGTYSGGWRIMRTLGRRVIELDPARGFVAESVAAGVLYSTAFALHAPISTTHTITSAIMGVGATKRLSAVRWGMVRSIGIAWVLTIPAAGGVAALLYLVFSLFT; the protein is encoded by the coding sequence GTGGAGCTCGCCCTCGTCCTGCTCGTGGTGGTGATCGCCCTCGTTTTCGCCTACACCAACGGGTTCCATGACGCCGCCAACGCGATCGCGACCTCCGTCTCCACGCGGGCGCTGACCCCGCATGTGGCGCTGGTGCTGGCCGCCGTCATGAACTTCGTGGGTGCGCTATTGGGCACCGGCGTGGCCGAGACCATCGGCAGCGGCATCATCGATGCCCCCGTGGGCACCACCGGCCTTGTGGTGGTGCTCGCCGGCTTGATCGGAGCAATCGCCTGGAACCTGATCACCTGGTGGAAGGGGTTGCCGTCGTCCTCCTCCCATGCGCTGATCGGAGGCCTCACGGGGGCCGGGGTGGCCTCGGCGGCGACTGTGCACTGGAACGTCATCCTGGACCGGGTGGTCATCCCGATGGTGGCCTCACCGCTGGTCGGGTTCGTGCTCGCCTACCTGCTCATGGTGGGCGTGCTCTGGTTGGTCCGCAATGCCGCGCCGGGGCGGACAACGCGCCGCTTCCGGTTGGCCCAGACCGTCTCGGCGGCCGCCATGGCGCTCGGGCACGGCCTGCAGGATGCGCAGAAGACGATGGGCGTGATCGTGCTTGCCCTGCTGGTCGGGGGGCTCCAGGGCGACCATGAGATCCCCCTGTGGGTCAAGCTCGCGGCCGCGGCGGCCATCTCGCTCGGCACCTACTCGGGCGGCTGGCGCATCATGCGCACCCTCGGCCGGCGGGTCATCGAACTGGACCCGGCACGGGGCTTCGTGGCCGAGTCGGTGGCGGCCGGGGTGCTGTACAGCACCGCCTTTGCGCTGCACGCCCCGATTTCCACCACCCACACGATCACCTCGGCCATCATGGGCGTCGGTGCCACCAAGCGCCTCTCCGCTGTGCGTTGGGGAATGGTCCGCAGCATCGGTATCGCCTGGGTGCTGACCATCCCGGCGGCGGGCGGGGTGGCCGCGCTGCTGTATCTGGTGTTCTCGCTGTTCACCTGA
- a CDS encoding septum formation family protein: protein MNTRAITRSALAVVGVAGVAISMTACGMLGGEVATAEVGECAQLADLQSDEITEIPTVDCSEEHDAQFFHKFDLPDGDFPGTDGVQTAAEEGCLGTEFENFVGTSYEESALYANFIGPTQETWDQADDREVLCIVFLDDGTTTTESFEGSGL, encoded by the coding sequence ATGAACACCCGTGCAATCACACGCTCCGCGCTGGCCGTCGTCGGCGTTGCGGGCGTGGCCATCTCGATGACGGCCTGCGGCATGCTCGGCGGCGAGGTTGCGACCGCAGAGGTCGGCGAATGCGCCCAACTCGCGGACCTGCAGAGTGACGAGATCACCGAGATCCCGACGGTCGATTGCTCGGAGGAGCACGACGCTCAGTTCTTCCACAAGTTCGACCTGCCCGATGGCGACTTCCCGGGCACCGACGGTGTGCAGACGGCGGCCGAGGAAGGGTGCCTCGGTACCGAGTTCGAGAACTTCGTGGGTACGTCGTACGAGGAGTCCGCGCTGTACGCGAACTTCATCGGCCCGACCCAGGAGACCTGGGACCAAGCGGACGACCGCGAGGTGCTGTGCATCGTCTTCCTCGACGACGGCACCACCACCACTGAGTCCTTCGAAGGCTCCGGTCTCTGA
- the pstB gene encoding phosphate ABC transporter ATP-binding protein PstB: MSKRIDVSDLNVYYGDFLAVEGVNMTIEARSVTALIGPSGCGKSTFLRTLNRMHEVIPGAYTKGKAVMDGMDLYGPGVDPVEVRRQIGMVFQRPNPFPTMSIADNVLAGVKLNNRRISRSDAAELVERALTGANLWNEVKDRLERPGSSLSGGQQQRLCIARAIAVQPDVLLMDEPCSALDPISTLAIEDLISELKNDYTIVIVTHNMQQAARVSDRTGFFNIEGTGKPGRLIEMDETTTMFSSPSVKDTEDYISGRFG, translated from the coding sequence GTGTCTAAGCGAATCGACGTCAGCGACCTGAACGTCTACTACGGCGACTTTCTCGCCGTTGAGGGCGTCAACATGACCATCGAGGCACGGTCGGTGACTGCACTGATCGGCCCCTCCGGCTGCGGCAAGTCCACCTTCCTGCGCACTCTGAACCGGATGCACGAGGTGATCCCGGGCGCGTACACCAAGGGCAAGGCCGTGATGGACGGTATGGACCTCTACGGCCCCGGGGTTGACCCGGTGGAGGTGCGCCGTCAGATCGGCATGGTGTTCCAGCGGCCGAACCCGTTCCCCACGATGTCCATCGCGGACAACGTGCTGGCCGGGGTGAAGCTGAACAACCGGCGGATCTCGCGGTCCGATGCTGCCGAGCTGGTGGAGCGGGCGCTGACCGGCGCGAACCTGTGGAACGAGGTGAAGGACCGGCTGGAACGGCCCGGTTCCTCGCTCTCCGGTGGCCAGCAGCAGCGTCTGTGCATCGCCCGGGCGATCGCCGTGCAGCCGGACGTGCTGCTGATGGATGAGCCGTGCTCGGCGCTCGACCCGATCTCCACCCTCGCGATCGAGGACCTCATCAGCGAGCTGAAGAACGACTACACGATCGTGATCGTCACGCACAACATGCAGCAGGCGGCCCGCGTCTCGGACCGGACCGGGTTCTTCAACATCGAGGGGACCGGCAAGCCGGGCCGCCTCATCGAGATGGACGAGACCACCACGATGTTCTCCTCACCCTCGGTCAAGGACACCGAGGACTACATCTCCGGCCGCTTCGGCTGA
- the pstA gene encoding phosphate ABC transporter permease PstA, producing the protein MSVAAPPVPTRSYRRLPGWAPYVVLAGSIALTAALLLALGSLAIAPLFFLGAIVYAVAITSVSTVVEGRRWAADRFATTLVTFAFLLALVPLVSLLWIVVGDGLERFSWEFLTTDMVGIFGSMAEGGVAHAIVGTVYVTGIAGLIAVPLGMFTGIYLVEYGSGPIKRGITLLVDVMTGIPSIVAGLFAYTMFLVIFGPAYKSALIGGVALAVLMTPYVVRSVEEMLKLVPNELREAAYALGVPKWLTIVKVVLRTAVAGITSGIMIATARVIGETAPLLVTVGTIQAMNWDPFDGRIETLPVYVFRQYAQGGPAADRAWAAALTLLLIVMLLNLVGRLVSKFFSPKGGR; encoded by the coding sequence ATGTCTGTCGCCGCTCCTCCCGTCCCCACCCGTTCATACCGTCGGCTCCCGGGCTGGGCCCCCTATGTCGTGCTCGCCGGTTCGATCGCGCTGACCGCCGCGCTCCTGCTCGCCCTGGGCTCGCTGGCGATCGCGCCGCTCTTCTTCCTCGGCGCCATCGTGTACGCCGTGGCCATCACCTCGGTCTCCACCGTGGTGGAGGGTCGCCGGTGGGCAGCTGATCGATTCGCGACGACGCTGGTCACCTTCGCCTTCCTGCTGGCACTCGTCCCGCTCGTCTCCCTGCTGTGGATCGTGGTGGGTGACGGCCTGGAGCGGTTCAGCTGGGAGTTCCTCACCACCGACATGGTCGGCATCTTCGGGTCCATGGCCGAGGGTGGCGTGGCGCACGCAATCGTGGGCACGGTCTATGTGACTGGCATCGCCGGCCTCATCGCGGTGCCGTTGGGTATGTTCACTGGGATCTACCTCGTGGAATACGGCAGCGGCCCGATCAAGCGCGGCATCACCCTGCTCGTCGATGTGATGACCGGTATCCCCTCCATCGTGGCGGGTCTGTTCGCCTACACGATGTTCCTGGTGATCTTCGGGCCGGCGTACAAGTCGGCGCTCATCGGTGGTGTCGCCCTCGCGGTGCTGATGACGCCCTACGTGGTGCGCAGCGTGGAGGAGATGCTCAAGCTGGTGCCGAACGAGCTTCGCGAGGCCGCCTATGCCCTCGGGGTGCCAAAGTGGCTGACGATCGTCAAGGTGGTGCTGCGCACCGCCGTCGCGGGCATCACCTCGGGCATCATGATCGCCACCGCCCGGGTGATCGGCGAGACGGCGCCGTTGCTCGTCACTGTCGGCACCATCCAGGCCATGAACTGGGACCCCTTCGACGGGCGGATCGAGACGCTGCCGGTGTACGTATTCCGCCAGTACGCGCAGGGCGGCCCGGCGGCCGACCGGGCCTGGGCGGCCGCGCTCACGCTGCTGCTGATCGTGATGCTGCTCAACCTCGTCGGCCGGCTGGTGAGCAAGTTCTTCTCCCCTAAGGGTGGACGATGA